AGGTCGGCGCAGGCGCGCAGGGTGGCCTGGAGGTTTTCCACGCCTTCCTGGTTGAGGGTGTTGATCTGGTTGATGTCGACGTTGATCGACTCGACCACGGCGGTCTGTTCCTCGGTGGCGGTGGCCACGGACTGGTTCATGCCGTCGATCTCGCCGATGCGCTGGGTCACGCTGCCCAGGCGCTCGCCGGCCTGGTTGGCGATGCCGACGCTGCTTTCGCTCTCGCGCTGGCTGCTGGTCATGGTGCTCACCGCCTGGCGGGCGCCGACCTGCAGTTCCTCGATCATCTTCTGCACTTGCTGCGCCGAGTCCTGGGTGCGGTGGGCGAGGTTGCGCACTTCGTCGGCGACCACCGCGAAACCGCGGCCGGCCTCGCCGGCGCGGGCGGCTTCGATGGCGGCGTTGAGCGCCAGCAGGTTGGTCTGCTGGGAGATGCTGGTGATGACTTCGAGGATCTGCCCGATGTTCACCGTGTTGCTGTTCAGGG
This portion of the Pseudomonas sp. MRSN 12121 genome encodes:
- a CDS encoding methyl-accepting chemotaxis protein, coding for MLNSDQQASRTSSVAAAINQLGAAAQEIAQNAALASQHSSDARNLASEGQAVVDQTIAAMQQLSAKISDSCGNIETLNSNTVNIGQILEVITSISQQTNLLALNAAIEAARAGEAGRGFAVVADEVRNLAHRTQDSAQQVQKMIEELQVGARQAVSTMTSSQRESESSVGIANQAGERLGSVTQRIGEIDGMNQSVATATEEQTAVVESINVDINQINTLNQEGVENLQATLRACADLEQQAARLKQLVGSFRI